In one Musa acuminata AAA Group cultivar baxijiao chromosome BXJ2-5, Cavendish_Baxijiao_AAA, whole genome shotgun sequence genomic region, the following are encoded:
- the LOC103985235 gene encoding dolichol-phosphate mannose synthase subunit 3 isoform X2, which produces MKHILKIMALLVAVAGIWISLLETSVVPRSYTWLLPVYLVVSLGCYGLLMVGVGLMLFPTCPQEASLLQKDIIEAKEFLKSKGVDVGAD; this is translated from the exons ATGAAGCACATTCTGAAGATCATGGCTTTGCTGGTGGCTGTTGCTGGCATTTGGATCAGCTTACTAGAAACATCAGTAGTTCCTCGTAGCTACACTTGGTTG CTGCCAGTTTATCTAGTTGTTTCATTAGGATGCTATGGTCTTCTCATGGTCGGAGTAGGCTTGATGCTGTTTCCAACATGTCCCCAGGAAGCTTCACTACTGCAAAAG GATATCATTGAGGCCAAAGAATTCTTGAAAAGCAAGGGAGTAGATGTTGGTGCTGATTAA
- the LOC103985235 gene encoding dolichol-phosphate mannose synthase subunit 3 isoform X1 has protein sequence MKHILKIMALLVAVAGIWISLLETSVVPRSYTWLLPVYLVVSLGCYGLLMVGVGLMLFPTCPQEASLLQKGTLVYYHGDASLYNLSFFLIFFPGL, from the exons ATGAAGCACATTCTGAAGATCATGGCTTTGCTGGTGGCTGTTGCTGGCATTTGGATCAGCTTACTAGAAACATCAGTAGTTCCTCGTAGCTACACTTGGTTG CTGCCAGTTTATCTAGTTGTTTCATTAGGATGCTATGGTCTTCTCATGGTCGGAGTAGGCTTGATGCTGTTTCCAACATGTCCCCAGGAAGCTTCACTACTGCAAAAG GGCACCTTAGTGTATTACCATGGTGATGCAAGCTTATACAATTTAAGcttctttctcattttttttccAGGGCTTTAG
- the LOC103985234 gene encoding pentatricopeptide repeat-containing protein At1g06710, mitochondrial — MSRRAAAVVLSRSPAVASFFSTNRCFPPSQCLISISRHNPFKRPRLSLFSSGSSCSSPDDDLRELNDPGFVVPWDGASHDRENRQEASVSMKDFTFLQEAAVEDRETLAAKPLDAGKSSKEAVLIAKVVRASGSNFDDNTEKILRRFRGNLNESLVIDALRLVSIPDLALRFFIWAGQQIGYSHTGQTYDALIEILGFDKKSRVPQHFLIEIGQEDREVLGRLLNVLVRKCCHSGFWNEALEELGRLKDFGYKPSKVTYNVLVRVLLSADRLDSAVLVHREMSESGFCMDRFTMGCFAHALCKAGQWVEALNIIKAEDFTLDTVLCTQMISGLLEASLFEEAMSFLHRMRSNSCVPNVVTYRTLLSGFLSKKQLGWCKRILNMMIIEGCNPSPSLFNSLMHGYCSTGDYAYAYKLLKKMNACGCRPGYVTYNIFIGGICGNKELPSSDMLDLVEKAYEEMLDAGFVLNKINVGNFAQSLCHMGKFDKAFQIINEMMKKGFVPDTSTYAKVIGLLCQVSMVEKAFLLFQEMKKNDVVPDVYTYTILIDSFCKVGLIEQAWRWFKEMEREGCLPNVVTYTALIHAYLKAKRLSKANELFKSMISMDCVPNVVTYTALIDGLCKAGEIEEACHIYAKMRGICEDTVGSNYFEGGSNEVAQPNVFTYGALVDGLCKAHKVVEARDLLNAMMSAGCEPNHIVYDALIDGFCKVGKLDDAQEVFVRMSAHGYTPNVYTYSSLIDRLFKDKRLDLALKVLSKMLENSCAPNVITYTEMIDGLCKVGKTDEAYKLLMMMEEKGCNPNVVTYTALIDGYGKASKVDMCLELFRQMTEKGCAPNFITYNVLINHCCTAGLLDKAHKILEEMKQTCWPRHISGHRNIIQGFSKKFISSLGLLDEITHYNVVPIAPAYIILINSFSSAGQLEIALELHREIEGYLSCSSVANSNMYFSIIQGLCLASKVEKAIELYSQMLRKGYVPELIIFFCLIKGLLRVNKWDEALQLLYTTYNMGIEWHNEETSEGN, encoded by the exons ATGAGCCGACGGGCAGCGGCGGTGGTTCTCTCGCGGTCGCCCGCCGTCGCCTCCTTCTTTTCGACCAATCGCTGCTTCCCTCCGTCCCAATGCCTGATCTCGATTTCCCGCCATAATCCCTTCAAAAGACCCCGCCTTTCTCTCTTCAGCAGCGGCAGTAGCTGTTCCTCGCCCGACGACGATTTGAGAGAGTTGAACGATCCAGGGTTCGTTGTTCCGTGGGATGGCGCGTCCCATGATCGAGAGAATCGTCAGGAAGCCTCGGTCTCGATGAAAGACTTCACCTTTTTGCAAGAAGCCGCAGTCGAAGACCGTGAGACACTCGCTGCAAAGCCTCTTGATGCAGGAAAATCGTCAAAGGAGGCCGTTCTGATCGCAAAGGTGGTCAGGGCAAGTGGAAGTAATTTCGATGACAATACCGAGAAGATACTGAGGCGATTCAGGGGAAACTTGAATGAATCGCTGGTGATTGACGCGTTAAGATTAGTAAGTATTCCAGATTTGGCGCTCAGATTCTTCATCTGGGCCGGTCAGCAGATTGGCTATAGCCATACGGGTCAGACTTACGACGCATTGATTGAAATTTTAGGCTTTGATAAGAAGAGTAGAGTCCCTCAGCATTTTCTTATAGAAATTGGACAGGAGGATAGAGAAGTGCTTGGGAGATTGTTAAATGTGCTCGTGCGGAAGTGTTGTCATAGTGGTTTTTGGAATGAGGCTCTGGAAGAGCTCGGGCGGCTTAAGGACTTTGGTTACAAGCCGTCCAAGGTGACATATAACGTGTTGGTTCGGGTTCTTCTGAGTGCTGATCGACTAGATTCAGCTGTTTTGGTTCACAGAGAAATGTCTGAATCGGGATTTTGTATGGACAGGTTCACGATGGGCTGTTTTGCGCATGCTCTGTGTAAAGCAGGACAGTGGGTAGAAGCTCTCAACATTATAAAGGCAGAAGACTTCACACTAGATACTGTTTTATGTACTCAAATGATTAGTGGATTGTTGGAAGCTTCTCTTTTCGAGGAAGCCATGTCTTTTCTTCATAGGATGAGGTCCAATTCATGTGTTCCAAATGTTGTGACATATAGGACATTGCTTTCGGGGTTTTTAAGTAAGAAACAACTTGGTTGGTGTAAGAGAATTCTTAACATGATGATTATAGAGGGTTGCAATCCTAGCCCATCATTGTTTAATTCTCTGATGCATGGATATTGCAGCACTGGAGACTATGCTTATGCATATAAGCTGTTAAAGAAGATGAATGCTTGTGGTTGTCGACCTGGTTATGTGACTTACAACATATTTATTGGAGGAATCTGTGGAAATAAAGAATTGCCAAGTTCTGACATGTTGGATCTGGTGGAAAAAGCCTATGAGGAGATGCTGGATGCTGGATTTGTACTAAACAAAATAAATGTTGGCAACTTTGCTCAATCCCTTTGTCACATGGGGAAATTTGATAAGGCATTTCAGATTATAAACGAGATGATGAAGAAGGGATTTGTTCCTGATACTAGCACCTATgcgaaggtgattggtcttctttGTCAGGTGAGTATGGTGGAAAAGGCTTTCCTTCTATTTCAGGAAATGAAGAAGAATGATGTTGTTCCTGATGTTTATACATATACGATTTTGATAGACAGTTTTTGTAAGGTTGGGCTTATCGAACAGGCTTGGAGATGGTTTAAAGAAATGGAGAGAGAAGGTTGTCTTCCGAATGTTGTGACCTATACTGCACTAATACATGCTTACTTGAAAGCAAAGCGACTTTCCAAGGCAAATGAACTTTTCAAGAGCATGATTAGTATGGATTGTGTTCCTAATGTTGTCACCTATACTGCATTGATTGATGGCCTTTGCAAAGCTGGAGAGATTGAAGAGGCTTGCCATATCTATGCAAAGATGAGGGGAATTTGTGAGGATACAGTTGGCAGTAATTACTTTGAAGGTGGTAGTAACGAGGTCGCACAGCCAAATGTTTTCACATATGGtgcattggttgatggcttatgtAAAGCTCATAAAGTAGTTGAAGCTCGTGATTTATTGAATGCAATGATGTCAGCTGGTTGCGAGCCAAATCACATAGTCTATGATGCTCTTATCGATGGGTTTTGCAAGGTTGGCAAGCTTGATGATGCACAGGAGGTATTTGTCAGAATGTCTGCGCATGGTTACACTCCTAATGTGTATACATACAGCTCCTTAATTGACAGGTTGTTTAAGGATAAAAGGCTTGATCTTGCTCTTAAAGTTCTCTCAAAAATGTTAGAGAACTCTTGTGCTCCAAATGTAATCACATATACTGAGATGATTGATGGGCTCTGTAAGGTAGGTAAGACAGATGAGGCTTACAAGCTTCTTATGATGATGGAAGAAAAAGGATGTAATCCGAATGTTGTAACTTATACTGCCTTGATAGATGGATATGGTAAAGCCTCTAAAGTTGATATGTGTCTGGAGCTTTTTAGGCAAATGACTGAAAAGGGTTGTGCCCCAAATTTTATCACATATAATGTATTGATAAACCATTGTTGCACTGCTGGCCTTCTGGATAAGGCCCACAAAATTTTGGAGGAGATGAAGCAAACTTGTTGGCCAAGACACATATCGGGCCACCGCAACATCATCCAAGGATTTAGTAAGAAGTTTATTAGTTCACTTGGCCTTTTAGATGAGATAACACACTACAATGTGGTACCGATTGCTCCTGCTTACATCATTCTAATAAATAGTTTTTCTAGTGCTGGTCAGCTGGAAATAGCTTTGGAGTTGCACAGAGAGATAGAGGGTTATTTGTCATGTTCAAGTGTTGCAAACAGTAACATGTACTTTTCAATAATTCAGGGTCTTTGTTTAGCATCAAAGGTTGAGAAAGCCATTGAATTGTATAGTCAGATGCTAAGGAAAGGATATGTGCCAGAATTGATAATTTTCTTTTGCCTCATCAAGGGACTCCTCAGGGTTAATAAGTGGGATGAAGCACTCCAGCTTTTGTACACCACATACAACATG GGTATAGAATGGCATAATGAAGAAACATCTGAAGGGAACTAG